In a genomic window of Meleagris gallopavo isolate NT-WF06-2002-E0010 breed Aviagen turkey brand Nicholas breeding stock chromosome 1, Turkey_5.1, whole genome shotgun sequence:
- the EXPH5 gene encoding LOW QUALITY PROTEIN: exophilin-5 (The sequence of the model RefSeq protein was modified relative to this genomic sequence to represent the inferred CDS: inserted 1 base in 1 codon), whose translation MDARKEIYCKYRNELREEFLIKCLQCLKWFKINCFILFSLSRKLLEKKKSEAGLQGVTGEWFEEIQRKKFQNNIDVNTMLKPPLEHQLRNSKKSNHKEFKMSSCTNPQAQKNTSTSFLGFRSPFAWLFSFRKSRKTQIQKQPRYDDSASTAPKLEEMAMAETCNAPLSADTSGHSFGVKQDQVMEESTQEWNEQLEKEFFSVLTDLDNQLAQEQSQDSLDRTDSTSSASGLQYSQDPFPTLKRHTNRGQLRNDWSDIPSTFFPDGLRTIRAKDEHKIVIRPRKLHSAYINWQQTAFQDDFKYSDPADGNSHLRSSRLPSVSFGRSSEGSLYPPSITQNSGFRHKSYMDRGTAGRSYSVCSLRRCPSSVSSDQLSASSLQCPLARENNNGFVPRFGRQNPKRIPLSSIVWNNTPDSPGQRSTQEKMFRTQSLMEFHATDHGRYPRSLQENEKYACYHSKHHYRRSISSSNCFSRISCPDKATSPLSFDNWENCPFYQSESNLSRSYFRDISSHGKLYSNHKNSPYGKTESYLSWTDIPQYYNDNVFISPDTRFEVMMANLNDQQLAYTRNSKFASQHLQSDFHMCSPENMNIKTLTRSASRAFSEFTEGHQPWLSCNSVVSSVVRSDESVSPHLKEQTKPIGLNRNSVVTQRGTKAGVTQLEKAECRELPDEVDTKDMPLQSVSQQADTTYINTQSFPLNNSAFDMLQSNASLFNTLRSKRQTQVSARTDTAKMVVTNSNKRNVQMKENNCTPNSVFSQFPCTLPANKNKKESFLPSQKEWEHNLHYVRRGSVKQDNQSAEAVNQAAPRGQSAQLNAASAPSTEKLANCHGLSSWHPDRSSSSSQSSPPALYHGVGKTAQVSGMGVSKKTSQKAPQNTSTSVTKNCSELFNASSPQQGNSGSTSTCSFDGDPKTPEHSLSYFCFEKXNGKTGHRSPCTERLHKQDSLLRHTSSCSITGSPRRSSLKSSDPPVLYYTLPRKSASIAGSIMSDTPISFPRDNRSSVYDFLRSETPSGAYPYSSQRDVSCLDSKHSFLRSATLNVAASNREKHYPSPLTRSPNDLTSSSTSVELTDRCKHLSKRESSVFSDCKERGNYLQKYKTTSTFTVCVDEDHVKYHELVSIYYTLPRRHSKTFCNLFRDNAEDADLSLPGENSQSPRIRKKKSEGHVSLADVFFPSPLEKEVPSCSSDQAPSAPVIPQNVESVAHREEENSHLSPDSEKVCTSKSVSMVNSRNDSSTDLSSTDHVLSDVATKDVSLSGPQPIAVMANLGNSLSDASNNQNTETYRKEKKEISQTATPRTSTLPIPSKPGRPSENRFYSASTSKNSIQKGNSANCSQPAPVSTNKNQNSLLLHMREKGSRGRIHTECADVPLPSGEDKGRGSTKVKQGVNFPHQPTPLYNNRSSRLQLRASSSRNNANNVSSCSKTSSESQKKAFEVSTASSANAPLQPDEAVSAETGELKNSKIKREQKLQRTQMDKDCSGLQALGKHSKGSLDVNSKDKVFRVTQDQKLTQNVENENKLLSDSTRDKIKDIEKRKNRPSIKNKLAAVCKTSRKFSSKNLPPKPHINNIFSQNDGNATCLEVSMSPDSLISPDCHQSLLQSETENQNDSPDSDKNTQIPKPAEISKSENVNNPSLLVNNLNWRSLKSYYTQKEAISSKKPTAKVENRPSLTTQSPDKVLATRNKNSQTPDLRLENTSQPISPSATALDPTDDEKRRASSSACTLPLPLLTDKNSNTFISNCLQADICPKQNLTSQAGLTERQNASESNSLRNANLHSQLLRKACVKNEHEHHFSESICAQDSHETFASGSNILPKDSVHGKRCKSYSEVLSCDENENWALDEERCYSTRNLMYPSVEFGIFGKEQQLAFLENIKRSLTEGRLWKPCLLNNPSAFRDGETPSINRTELFSSSSAGSKVSSAASSPQELPDIYQDDPAAYSDSDSDTTTDDEYYLDEIDKESEL comes from the exons ATGGATGCTAGA AAAGAAATATACTGCAAGTACAGAAATGAACTACGGGAAGAATTCTTAATTAAGTGTCTGCAATGTCtaaaatggtttaaaataaattgttttattttgttttccctttctagAAAActcctggagaaaaagaaatctgaagcaGGGCTGCAAGGAGTGACTGGAGAATGGtttgaagaaatacaaagaaaaaaattccagaaTAACATTGATGTCAATACAATGCTAAAACCACCACTAGAGCATCAGCTAAGGAACAGCAAAAAGAGCA atcataaagaattcaaaatgTCGTCCTGCACAAATCCTCAAGCACAGAAGAACACGTCCACTTCCTTCCTGGGGTTCAGATCACCTTTTGCTTggcttttctccttcagaaaatCAAGGAAAACCCAGATTCAGAAGCAACCACG ATACGATGACTCTGCAAGCACAGCTCCAAAGCTGGAAGAAATGGCAATG GCTGAAACGTGTAATGCCCCATTGTCAGCTGATACAAGTGGTCATTCTTTTGGTGTAAAACAAGATCAAGTGATGGAAGAGAGCACCCAGGAGTGGAACGAACAGCTTGAGAAGGAGTTTTTCAGTG TTCTTACTGATCTAGATAATCAGCTGGCCCAGGAGCAATCCCAAGATTCATTGGACAGGACAGATTCTACTAGCAGTGCATCAGGTTTGCAATACAGTCAAGATCCCTTCCCCACTTTGAAGAGGCACACTAATCGAGGGCAACTCAGAAATGACTGGAGTGACATACCCAGCACATTTTTCCCAGATGGACTGAGAACAATAAGAGCCAAGGATGAACACAAGATCGTCATCAGACCAAGGAAATTGCACAGTGCATATATAAACTGGCAACAGACAGCCTTTCAAGATGATTTTAAATACAGTGATCCAGCTGATGGAAATTCTCATCTGCGAAGCAGCAGGCTGCCTTCCGTTTCTTTTGGGCGGTCTTCAGAAGGTAGCTTGTATCCTCCTTCCATAACACAGAACAGTGGATTTAGGCACAAGAGTTACATGGACAGGGGTACAGCTGGCAGAAGTTACTCGGTATGTTCCCTTCGGAGATGCCCATCATCAGTTTCTTCTGATCAACTATCAGCATCTAGCTTACAGTGTCCATTGGCAAGGGAGAACAATAATGGTTTTGTACCAAGATTTGGTCGACAAAACCCAAAAAGAATTCCTTTGTCTTCTATTGTATGGAACAATACACCAGACTCTCCTGGGCAAAGATCAACTCAAGAAAAGATGTTTAGAACCCAGTCACTGATGGAGTTTCATGCTACAGACCATGGCAGATATCCTCGCTCTttgcaagaaaatgagaaatatgcCTGTTACCACTCAAAACACCACTACAGGAGATCTATTTCAAGCAGTAATTGTTTCAGTAGAATTAGTTGCCCTGACAAAGCAACTTCTCCACTGTCCTTTGATAACTGGGAAAATTGTCCATTCTACCAATCAGAAAGTAATCTCTCTAGATCATACTTTAGAGATATTTCTTCTCATGGCAAGTTGTATTCAAACCACAAAAATTCTCCTTATGGGAAGACAGAGAGCTATCTTTCTTGGACTGATATTCCTCAATACTACAATGATAATGTGTTTATTTCTCCTGATACCAGATTTGAAGTGATGATGGCTAATTTGAATGACCAGCAGCTGGCATATACAAGAAATTCTAAGTTTGCTTCCCAGCACCTGCAGAGTGATTTTCACATGTGTTCTCCAGaaaatatgaatattaaaaCATTAACAAGAAGTGCAAGCAGAGCTTTTTCAGAATTCACTGAAGGCCATCAGCCATGGCTAAGCTGTAACTCTGTAGTTTCTTCTGTTGTCAGAAGTGATGAATCTGTCTCCCCTCATTTGAAGGAGCAAACAAAACCTATAGGACTGAACAGGAATTCAGTTGTTACCCAAAGAGGCACTAAGGCAGGCGTTACACAACTAGAAAAGGCTGAATGTAGGGAACTGCCAGATGAAGTGGACACCAAAGACATGCCTTTACAGTCTGTTTCTCAACAAGCAGATACAACCTACATCAATACCCAGAGTTTTCCCTTGAATAACTCTGCTTTTGATATGTTGCAGAGCAATGCATCTCTCTTCAACACACTGAGATCAAAGAGACAAACCCAAGTCAGTGCCAGAACAGATACTGCAAAAATGGTTGTGACGAACAGCAATAAAAGAAATGtacaaatgaaggaaaataattgcaCACCCAACAGTGTATTCAGTCAGTTTCCCTGTACTTTGCCAgctaacaagaacaaaaaggaatCTTTTCTTCCAAGCCAGAAAGAATGGGAACATAATCTGCACTATGTGAGAAGAGGAAGTGTCAAACAGGATAATCAGAGTGCAGAAGCAGTTAACCAAGCTGCCCCACGGGGACAGTCTGCACAGCTGaatgctgcttctgctccatCCACTGAAAAACTAGCAAACTGTCACGGCCTGTCCTCCTGGCATCCTGACCGTTCATCCAGTTCCTCACAAAGTTCGCCACCAGCACTTTATCACGGAGTTGGAAAAACAGCTCAAGTGAGTGGAATGGGTGTTAGCAAAAAGACTTCACAGAAAGCACCACAAAATACAAGCACTTCCGTTACTAAGAACTGTAGCGAACTATTCAATGCTAGTTCTCCACAACAGGGAAATTCTGGAAGTACTTCTACATGTAGTTTTGATGGAGATCCCAAGACCCCTGAACATAGCTTaagttatttttgctttgaaa gaaatggaaaaacagggCATCGTTCACCCTGTACTGAAAGGCTTCACAAGCAAGACAGCTTGCTGAGACATACCAGTAGCTGCAGCATCACTGGTTCCCCAAGGAGAAGCAGCCTCAAATCCTCTGATCCACCTGTTCTTTATTACACTTTACCAAGAAAATCAGCTAGCATTGCTGGTAGTATTATGTCAGATACACCCATCTCTTTCCCTAGAGATAATAGAAGCAGCGTGTATGATTTTTTAAGGTCTGAAACTCCAAGTGGAGCATATCCCTATTCTAGTCAAAGAGATGTGTCTTGTTTAGATTCAAAACATTCCTTCTTAAGGTCAGCAACATTAAATGTTGCTGCAAGTAACAGAGAGAAACATTACCCCAGTCCTTTAACCAGAAGTCCTAATGATTtgacaagcagcagcacatcagTTGAGCTGACAGACAGATGTAAGCATCTAAGCAAAAGAGAAtcctctgtattttcagattgtAAAGAAAGGGGAAACTATTTGCAGAAATATAAAACTACAAGCACGTTTACAGTATGTGTTGATGAAGATCATGTCAAGTACCATGAGCTAGTTTCAATTTATTACACGTTGCCACGGAGGCAttccaaaacattttgtaaCCTCTTTAGGGATAATGCAGAGGATGCAGATTTATCTCTTCCTGGCGAAAATTCGCAGTCACCAAGAATACGAAAAAAGAAGAGTGAAGGTCATGTGAGtttagcagatgtttttttccccagtcctTTGGAAAAAGAGGTGCCTTCCTGTTCTTCTGACCAAGCACCTTCAGCTCCGGTCATACCTCAGAATGTAGAATCTGTAGCTCACCGTGAAGAAGAGAATTCCCACTTATCTCCTGACTCAGAGAAGGTATGTACTTCCAAGTCAGTGAGCATGGTAAATAGTAGAAATGACAGTTCAACAGATCTTTCATCAACAGATCATGTACTTTCTGATGTGGCAACAAAAGACGTTTCTTTAAGTGGTCCACAACCCATTGCAGTAATGGCTAACTTGGGTAACAGCCTTTCTGATGCATCAAACAaccaaaatacagaaacataccggaaagaaaagaaggaaatttctCAGACAGCCACACCACGAACATCCACTTTACCAATACCTTCCAAACCAGGCAGACCTTCAGAGAATCGCTTTTATTCTGCTTCAACAAGTAAGAATAGCATACAGAAGGGAAACTCTGCAAACTGCTCTCAGCCTGCTCCAGTAAGTACgaataaaaatcagaacagtTTGCTTCTCCACATGAGAGAGAAGGGCTCTCGTGGAAGGATCCACACAGAGTGTGCTGATGTGCCACTGCCGTCCGGGGAGGACAAAGGCAGGGGTAGTACCAAAGTGAAACAGGGAGTAAATTTCCCACACCAACCCACCCCTCTGTATAATAACAGAAGCAGCAGACTGCAGTTAAGAGCTAGCAGTTCAAGAAATAATGCAAACAATGTAAGCTCTTGTAGCAAAACGTCTTCGGAAtctcagaagaaagcatttgagGTTAGCACGGCTTCCAGTGCTAATGCACCACTTCAGCCAGATGAAGCGGTTAGTGCAGAGACAGGTGAGTTAAAGAACTCTAAAATTAAAAGAGAGCAGAAGTTGCAAAGGACTCAAATGGATAAAGACTGTAGTGGTTTGCAGGCATTAGGGAAGCACAGTAAAGGCAGCCTGGATGTTAACAGTAAAGACAAAGTCTTCAGGGTTACACAAGACCAAAAATTAACACAGAATGtagaaaatgagaacaagcttCTCTCTGACAGCACAAGAGACAAAATCAAAGAtatagaaaaaaggaaaaacaggccttcaattaaaaataaactggcAGCTGTTTGCAAAACAAGTCGAAAATTTTCGAGTAAAAATTTGCCTCCCAAACCAcacataaataatattttttcacagaatgATGGAAATGCCACTTGTTTAGAGGTGAGCATGTCCCCTGACTCACTGATTTCACCAGATTGCCATCAGTCACTTCTGCAGTCTGAAACCGAAAATCAGAATGACAGTCCAGACTCTGACAAGAATACACAAATACCAAAACCAGCTGAGATTAGTAAGAGTGAAAATGTGAATAATCCTTCTTTACTTGTTAACAACTTAAATTGGAGGTCTCTTAAAAGCTATTACACCCAGAAGGAGGCCATCAGTTCCAAAAAACCTACAGCAAAAGTGGAAAATAGGCCAAGTCTTACAACCCAATCTCCAGATAAAGTGTTAGCCACAAGAAATAAGAATTCCCAAACACCTGATCTCAGGTTAGAAAATACAAGCCAGCCCATCTCACCCAGTGCTACTGCACTGGACCCAACAGATGATGAGAAAAGAAGAGCTAGCAGCAGTGCTTGCACTCTTCCTTTGCCCCTTTTAACTGACAAAAACTCAAACACATTTATAAGTAATTGCTTGCAGGCTGACATATGTCCAAAGCAGAACTTGACTTCTCAGGCAGGGCTTACTGAACGCCAGAATGCCTCTGAATCCAACAGCTTAAGAAATGCAAACTTGCATAGCCAACTGTTGCGCAAGGCTTGTGTGAAAAATGAGCATGAGCATCACTTTTCTGAGAGTATTTGTGCTCAAGATTCCCACGAGACCTTTGCCTCTGGGAGCAATATTCTGCCAAAAGACAGTGTACATGGGAAGAGATGTAAATCTTACTCAGAGGTGTTGTCCTGTGATGAGAATGAAAACTGGGCATTGGATGAGGAACGGTGTTACAGTACGAGGAATCTGATGTATCCTTCTGTTGAATTTGGTATATTTGGCAAAGAACAACAATTGGCTTTCCTGGAAAATATCAAGAGGTCGCTCACAGAAGGGCGACTGTGGAAACCTTGTCTTCTTAACAACCCAAGTGCTTTCCGAGATGGAGAGACCCCTTCCATAAACAGAACAGAGCTTTTCAGCTCAAGTTCTGCTGGGAGCAAGGTATCCTCTGCTGCTTCATCGCCCCAGGAGCTGCCTGACATCTATCAGGATGACCCAGCTGCTTACTCAGACTCGGACTCTGATACCACCACAGATGATGAATATTACCTGGACGAGATAGATAAAGAATCAGAACTATGA